aaaaacagACTGTCTGTTTTTTATGTTGgtttgtacacgctaatctccggaactacTAAACGGATTTAAATGAatcttttttgttgtatagctcttatgcctggccaacatataggtagggtataatttattttggaatctggTACAGCTGATATCAAACCATAACAACTCAGCTAAACTGTAGGAAATATCGAAATGACAAAAGGTGTTCAgcctgatgagcattttctgttGGCGTATAAAAATTGAAGATCTGGAACACCTGATGCGGAACCATTGTAGACCAGCTAAATCATCCGAATTATGGAAAAGatgtcttaacaaaagttgttcaacctaATGagcatttcatttttttttatttttcatcatgTGAAGCTAAAGTGACCAGCTAGGTACTCTGTAAGTTATATGTACGgaaattttagttaatttaataaccttaTATAACACGCAAATGGAGTTGCGGACAAcaacaagtttttaaatataggaaatataatataaaaaaaccttaATAAGTTtgaatttatgtaggtatgtacctacctattatttatttacccttggattttattacaatatgtAAAGATAACTTAGTGCATACGTTATTAGGTAGAAAAAGAGTTAGAAGATGAACTATGCCGAAATGGAAAGTTGAACGACACCGAAGAAGACATTCATTCTGTTGTGGAGCGTCGTCTTCACAAACACGTAGGGGATGCTGCCCTAAAGCTGCACACTGCTAGGAGCCGCAACGATCAGTCTGCCACTGACACAAAACTGTGGATGATGACGTCCTTTCAAAAACTTTCGGACGGGCTGAAAGATCTTATTACGGTATGttggtattttaattaaagatacATTACAAAACCTTTTCTGTGCTCTCAGAGTAACCGGTACAAGGCAATAACAcgcttgattttttaaaaatcttgttttaacaattctataatttattcttttaaaatttttaaatctgatTGGTTGGTTTTTAAAGCActcgtacataaaataaatcgcaATAAATACCATGATGTTATTTTCAGATCTTGTTAAATCGTGCGGAgaaggaaataaatataataactgcGGGATACACCCATCTTCAACGCGCCCAACCTATCAGGTGGAGTCACTTCCTTCTGaggtagatataaataaataaatcgtttttCAGTATACATGACAGATAGTTCATTATCACATTGCTGATGgtctaaaattttatcaatatattaggtacctactctttttatttttttttatagccaCGCCTGGACGTTTCACTATGACTTTATCAGATTGAAGGAGCAATACGATCGTTTATCCATGTGTCCCTTGGGCAGCGGAGCACTTGCAGGATGTGCACTGCCCATAGACAGGATCAGACTAGCCCATAGTTTGGGATTCCAGGACGTGACTCGTAACTCAATGTTTGCAGTGTCTTCCAGAGATCATATTGGTAGTGTATAGTTTTGCTCAATTTTACCTatgaatgaattgaaattctaCCTGTTATACCATTCTTAACTTTGCAGTGGAATTTCTTAATTGGGCGTCACTATGTGGCATTCATCTGAGTAGAATATCAGAggatttaataatatacagtTCCCAAGAGTTTGGAATCGTGCGTCTGTCAGATAAATTTTCAACTGGTTCGAGTTTGATGCCGCAAAAGCGCAACCCCGACGGCTTAGAACTAATTCGTGGCGCCGCAGCACTACTACTGGGAGACTCCATTGCATTTAATTGTACTTTGAAGGGACTACCCAGTACATATAACAAAGATCTCCAGTCAGATAAAGAAATACTCTTCAGATGTTATGATAAATTATTCGACTGTCTCAAAGTTGCGACGGGAACTATTGGAACAATGGATGTAAGGattttatgaataacttaGGGGGAAGTCCCCCAGTGGCGGACACCTaaggttatttcaaaataaaacataaaatatttaaggaatgtttataaaattatgacttatattagataacaaagttagaaatcaaattaatttaacaaaaatgcaacctctgctaaaaaataattaatactatcaaacaaactttggtaacaaaaaatataattttaaaaagtggcaCCTAGTACCGGACGAATATTTGTGCACGCAACTGACACCAGTTTTATCACAGTTATAAATTCTTGAGGGTGTGAATGTTGTGCTGTTTCATCAGCTTTTCAAGGTTGTCGTAGAAGAGATCCACTCGTGGTTTGTTAAATCCTACGGGGCGCATCATGCTTGTCGATTCCGGTGTTCTCAACGAAATGTCAGAATGCCTTTTCATGAagtcgtaattttttattgcgacttttattttttatttatcagcactgccttttttttttattaaatcaatgaGGAATCTTGATGACTTCAGCTAAGTCGTATGCTAATTTAAGAAACTTCTTTTTCATGAGCGGCATGCATCTATTcgataaatctttaatgtgGTCCACCAAGACTTCTTCATACTCTGCTGAGAAGGTGTTAGTAAATCTACCTAACTTTAGtttcattgttatttcttcTCGATTTAGggcttttatttaatgtatagtgCTTTTAGGAATATTGTATCGCATTGCAGCTTGTCTCACACTCAGTTCTTTTGACATAACCTTATCAATAGCAGTTTGTAAGCTCTGTGGATCCCAGgatcctttctttttcttctcttccattttaactatcttctttcttctatactctaaaacaaaattaaataattagaataaaatacgtaatttcttacaaaaaatatcaatatgtttacTGTCCGGCACTAAGAGACGACTTAGTGTCCGGTGCTAAGGGACACACATTTTCGTTCATTAgatggtacctacttaaattgtttaaaagatgTACCTAATAATATTCTACCATTTTACGGATAACAATCGAGTActgattttatctttgaataccactcaaatgtaaatgcataaatatattagaattacttacattgatatttAA
This is a stretch of genomic DNA from Amyelois transitella isolate CPQ chromosome 5, ilAmyTran1.1, whole genome shotgun sequence. It encodes these proteins:
- the LOC106131838 gene encoding argininosuccinate lyase gives rise to the protein MSDERYQLWGGCFYEEPSDVLRRLNDSLSVDSRLFREDIRGSQGWALELQRNGQLGNEDYLAIKKGLEKVEKELEDELCRNGKLNDTEEDIHSVVERRLHKHVGDAALKLHTARSRNDQSATDTKLWMMTSFQKLSDGLKDLITILLNRAEKEINIITAGYTHLQRAQPIRWSHFLLSHAWTFHYDFIRLKEQYDRLSMCPLGSGALAGCALPIDRIRLAHSLGFQDVTRNSMFAVSSRDHIVEFLNWASLCGIHLSRISEDLIIYSSQEFGIVRLSDKFSTGSSLMPQKRNPDGLELIRGAAALLLGDSIAFNCTLKGLPSTYNKDLQSDKEILFRCYDKLFDCLKVATGTIGTMDVDAEKALAALEPTMLATDLAHLLVRRGIPFRRAHHHVGALLRRAAELGTSLVALPHHEYTSICPEFGEESDVRSVFSWESSVEQYTSTGGTAKSAVEHQISVLRAWLRDYGNIQKQPKMARSSAAFLAALALVFYVASQEYHAPYNNGRMWNKKYIANKENIQQIHSMIDAYKGEIEGQMIIETNEMIDTKYRTWKRNADLINSLLTLPKGMNDAGR